In the genome of Vidua macroura isolate BioBank_ID:100142 chromosome 19, ASM2450914v1, whole genome shotgun sequence, one region contains:
- the GALR2 gene encoding galanin receptor type 2: MNGSLAGSGGGWQPESMIIPLVYLIIFLVGTVGNSLVLAVLLRNGQVKSTTNLFILNLGVADLCFILFCVPFQATIYTLEGWVFGPFMCKAVHFFIYLTMYASSFTLATVSLDRYLAIRYPLHSRELRTPRNALLAICLIWGLSFIFSGPYLSYYQEFQLANLTVCHPIWEISQRKIMDICTFIFSYIIPVLILSLTYVRTIRYLWRSVDPLQDMSESKKAKRKVTRMIIIVAVLFCLCWLPHHLVILCVWFGYFPLNHSTYVLRILSHVISYANSCVNPIVYALVSKHFRKGFKKIFSCLLRKKAAHKVHAAQATNTVSTLEAELSEVTQLSQALPGRSAARCRVPAQPWGEAGLEGQHQEADGSSVTFNVS; encoded by the exons ATGAACGGCTCACTGGCGGGCTCTGGGGGGGGCTGGCAGCCCGAGTCCATGATCATCCCACTCGTGTACCTCATCATCTTCCTCGTGGGCACCGTGGGCAACAGCCTGGTcctggccgtgctgctgcgCAACGGGCAGGTGAAGAGCACAACCAACCTCTTCATCCTCAACCTGGGGGTGGCCGACCTCTGCTTCATCCTCTTCTGCGTCCCCTTCCAAGCCACCATCTACACCCTGGAGGGATGGGTGTTCGGACCCTTCATGTGCAAGGCCGTGCACTTCTTCATCTACCTCACCATGTACGCCAGCAGCTTCACCCTGGCCACCGTCTCCCTCGACAG GTATTTGGCCATACGATACCCCCTGCACTCCAGGGAGCTGAGGACACCCAGGAACGCCCTCCTGGCCATTTGTCTCATCTGGGGGCTCTCCTTCATCTTCTCGGGCCCTTACCTCAGCTACTACCAGGAGTTCCAGCTGGCTAACCTGACTGTCTGCCACCCCATCTGGGAGATCTCCCAGCGCAAGATCATGGACATCTGCACCTTCATCTTCAGCTACATCATCCCCGTGCTCATCCTGAGCCTCACTTACGTGCGGACTATTCGCTACCTGTGGCGGTCCGTGGACCCTCTCCAAGACATGTCGGAGTCCAAGAAGGCCAAGAGGAAGGTCACCAGGATGATCATCATTGTGGCCGTCCTGTTCTGCCTCTGCTGGCTGCCCCATCACCTGGTCATTCTCTGCGTGTGGTTCGGGTACTTCCCCCTCAACCACTCCACGTACGTGCTCCGCATCCTCTCGCACGTCATCTCCTACGCCAACTCCTGTGTGAACCCCATCGTCTACGCCCTGGTCTCCAAACACTTCCGCAAGGGCTTCAAGAAGATCTTCAGCTGCCTCCTGCGCAAGAAGGCAGCGCACAAGGTGCACGCGGCCCAGGCCACCAACACGGTCAGCACGCTGGAGGCAGAGCTCAGCGAGGTGACCCAGCTGAGCCAAGCCCTGCCCGGCCGCTCGGCTGCGCGCTGCAGGGTCCCCGCACAGCCCTggggggaggcagggctggaggggcagCATCAGGAAGCAGATGGCTCCTCTGTCACCTTCAATGTCAGCTAG